From the Vanessa cardui chromosome 18, ilVanCard2.1, whole genome shotgun sequence genome, one window contains:
- the LOC124537303 gene encoding uncharacterized protein LOC124537303 isoform X2 translates to MENSNNAVDSVPMFRDVKSTESVFKLPISELSFNGTILKHVQKLKPIVDPITALSTARSALNLSDENCPESIGNNEILCNHSKKSDATSDSDDKNTFESINTNKLTSNSGSLQEEEENSKKEQLQIDGNSKWNLDQSYSSLDASYDSGMRSPDMFSDEDDIEPSPQQVPFWDFLKDYETYDKRKVRKLEETLKGILPPPSVTTLRTDVTQMLKKYYCFLPAFNEGENLNVEANTMTPTKKVSFIKIPPGTSSIDDLQETAVGVAVEKSKERNDKSEFDANTSANDKSIELKLCSESEALESAWPDVLKCKYYDVYYNVTSYSEKIEQLMQRYGERFIGAETDTSVNIYSGGLQSPSSASKRKAMRLKMAQVKSPGRRLSHLARRRQAFCSAATINEKAQSSTSKMVLIDKNFFPHRKLINSAERKSPRTRRTPGKKTPAGKTPGKKTPAKTPKTKSGGSSRKKAMRRLLLDSDSLIKSQPSRETSKRALFISPENKKTIPASCSSVPHQAMKSKRALFGSPVRQAETKSLDGTSSDHFLKRKRDSLDDIPETNRSKIAKSLSFGGDTINPTHSLTFNRRASEMSATKSMAELNETHKKKLLWAVTEALRLHGWRMSSAGFREKASALARLTRRLLALAPHAARLAAPQLSTSDTMFKLARQYVFAIIQGRTVEECFQDEQIKLANEGNKISGYISASAYQQIKSKQIASTFTSQIKENTCNESSLKQEQPRSGTKNVLQDKLVNIDTNSNSSSGFSTLEKAGVYKSNSMPSFEEAAKMRARRQISFDNVDFPKR, encoded by the exons ATGGAAAATAGTAACAATGCGGTAGACAGTGTACCCATGTTTCGTGATGTGAAAAGTACCGAGAGTGTTTTCAAATTGCCAATTAGTGAGCTTTCGTTTAATGGTACTATTTTAAAGCACGTCCAGAAATTGAAACCTATCGTGGATCCAATTACCGCTCTGAGCACTGCTCGAAGTGCATTAAATTTAAGTGACGAGAATTGTCCAGAATCTATTGGAAATAATGAGATTTTGTGTAATCATAGCAAAAAATCGGACGCTACTAGTGACAGTGACGATAAAAATACGTTTGAatctataaatactaataagCTTACATCAAATAGTGGAAGTTtacaagaagaagaagaaaattcaaaaaaagaacaattgcAGATAGATGGAAATTCGAAATGGAATTTGGACCAGAGTTACTCCTCCCTTGATGCATCATATGACAGTGGAATGCGTTCGCCTGACATGTTTTCTGATGAAGATGACATTGAACCAAGTCCACAACAAGTACCATTTTGGGATTTTCTAAAAGATTACGAAACATATGACAAGAGAAAAGTTAGAAAACTAGAG GAAACATTGAAGGGAATACTGCCACCACCATCTGTCACAACATTAAGAACTGATGTAACACAGATGCTTAAGAAATACTACTGTTTCCTCCCAGCTTTTAATGAAggagaaaatttaaatgtagaagcTAACACAATGACACcaacaaaaaaggtttcattcataaaaatacCTCCAGGGACCAGTAGTATAGACGATCTCCAAGAAACAGCTGTTGGTGTGGCAGTTGAAAAGAGTAAAGAGAGAAATGATAAATCAGAATTTGATGCTAATACCAGTGCAAATGACAAgagtattgaattaaaattgtgtTCGGAAAGTGAAGCTTTAGAGTCAGCTTGGCCGGATGTATTAAAATGCAAATACTATGATGTCTA TTATAATGTAACTTCTTATTCGGAGAAGATTGAACAGCTGATGCAACGTTACGGCGAGAGATTCATTGGTGCTGAAACAGACACCAGTGTGAACATTTACTCTGGTGGTCTCCAGTCACCAAGCAGTGCAAGCAAAAGAAAAGCAATGAGACTGAA GATGGCTCAAGTGAAGTCGCCGGGCCGTCGGTTGTCCCACTTGGCGCGTCGTCGGCAAGCCTTCTGCAGCGCCGCTACGATCAACGAGAAGGCACAGTCTTCGACATCCAAGATGGTACTCATAGATAAAAA CTTCTTCCCACATCGAAAGTTGATAAACTCAGCGGAAAGAAAAAGTCCTCGAACTAGGCGGACTCCGGGCAAGAAGACACCGGCCGGTAAAACTCCGGGTAAAAAGACTCCAGCGAAAACACCCAAGACGAAGAGCGGGGGGTCGAGTCGAAAGAAGGCGATGCGAAGATTGTTGCTGGACTCCGACTCCTTAATAAAGAGCCAGCCCTCGCGAGAGACCTCCAAGAGAGCTCTGTTTATCAGCCCGGAGAATAAGAAAACGATACCAGCATCATGCTCATCGGTACCACACCAGGCTATGAAGTCGAAAAGGGCATTGTTCGGATCGCCCGTCAGACAAGCCGAAACCAAAAGCTTGGACGGTACCTCCAGTGATCACTTCTTGAAAAGGAAACGGGACTCCCTCGATGATATACCGGAAACCAATAGGAGTAAAATAGCAAAGAGTTTGTCGTTTGGAGGGGATACGATTAATCCCACACATTCGTTAACATTTAACCGTCGAGCTTCGGAAATGTCAGCCACGAAGAGTATGGCTGAACTGAATGAGACGCATAAGAAG AAGCTGCTGTGGGCGGTGACGGAGGCGCTGCGGCTGCACGGCTGGCGCATGTCGTCGGCCGGCTTCCGCGAGAAGGCGTCTGCGCTGGCGCGCCTCACGCGGCGGCTGCTGGCGCTGGCGCCGCACGCCGCGCGCCTCGCCGCGCCGCAGCTCTCCACCTCCGACACCATGTTCAA acTGGCTCGTCAATACGTATTCGCGATCATCCAAGGCCGTACAGTCGAAGAATGCTTTCAAGACGAGCAGATAAAACTAGCAAACGAGGGCAACAAGATATCTGGTTACATATCCGCAAGCGCCTACCAACAGATAAAATCAAAGCAAATCGCGTCGACTTTCACATCCCAAATCAAGGAGAACACATGCAATGAGAGCTCGTTGAAACAGGAACAGCCAAGGAGTGGTACCAAGAATGTGCTCCAAGACAAATTAGTCAATATCGACACTAACTCGAATAGCAGCAGTGGTTTCAGCACGTTAGAAAAGGCAGGAGTCTATAAATCAAACTCTATGCCTTCGTTCGAAGAAGCGGCGAAAATGAGAGCCCGTAGACAAATCAGTTTTGACAATGTAGACTTTCCGAAACGATGA
- the LOC124537303 gene encoding uncharacterized protein LOC124537303 isoform X1 has translation MESFEDSNCPSMSDSFSLYERYMRSFNVIDNFDDNRHEISEPSSNCESSNSNSGGNIDLSTVIHSNIDKHRESSKPRCSSLHSVLDSAGKIIDLELVKVDSPFTSPAASLSETSSATNHCLNDKSEVISDVPVTSEESRSEGFKSVFITSTMENSNNAVDSVPMFRDVKSTESVFKLPISELSFNGTILKHVQKLKPIVDPITALSTARSALNLSDENCPESIGNNEILCNHSKKSDATSDSDDKNTFESINTNKLTSNSGSLQEEEENSKKEQLQIDGNSKWNLDQSYSSLDASYDSGMRSPDMFSDEDDIEPSPQQVPFWDFLKDYETYDKRKVRKLEETLKGILPPPSVTTLRTDVTQMLKKYYCFLPAFNEGENLNVEANTMTPTKKVSFIKIPPGTSSIDDLQETAVGVAVEKSKERNDKSEFDANTSANDKSIELKLCSESEALESAWPDVLKCKYYDVYYNVTSYSEKIEQLMQRYGERFIGAETDTSVNIYSGGLQSPSSASKRKAMRLKMAQVKSPGRRLSHLARRRQAFCSAATINEKAQSSTSKMVLIDKNFFPHRKLINSAERKSPRTRRTPGKKTPAGKTPGKKTPAKTPKTKSGGSSRKKAMRRLLLDSDSLIKSQPSRETSKRALFISPENKKTIPASCSSVPHQAMKSKRALFGSPVRQAETKSLDGTSSDHFLKRKRDSLDDIPETNRSKIAKSLSFGGDTINPTHSLTFNRRASEMSATKSMAELNETHKKKLLWAVTEALRLHGWRMSSAGFREKASALARLTRRLLALAPHAARLAAPQLSTSDTMFKLARQYVFAIIQGRTVEECFQDEQIKLANEGNKISGYISASAYQQIKSKQIASTFTSQIKENTCNESSLKQEQPRSGTKNVLQDKLVNIDTNSNSSSGFSTLEKAGVYKSNSMPSFEEAAKMRARRQISFDNVDFPKR, from the exons ATTATAGATTTAGAATTGGTAAAAGTTGATTCACCTTTTACTTCACCCGCAGCATCGTTGTCGGAAACTTCTTCGGCCACGAATCATTGTCTCAACGATAAGTCCGAAGTAATTTCAGACGTCCCTGTGACCTCCGAGGAGTCAAGATCGGAAGGATTCAAGTCCGTATTTATAACCTCAACTATGGAAAATAGTAACAATGCGGTAGACAGTGTACCCATGTTTCGTGATGTGAAAAGTACCGAGAGTGTTTTCAAATTGCCAATTAGTGAGCTTTCGTTTAATGGTACTATTTTAAAGCACGTCCAGAAATTGAAACCTATCGTGGATCCAATTACCGCTCTGAGCACTGCTCGAAGTGCATTAAATTTAAGTGACGAGAATTGTCCAGAATCTATTGGAAATAATGAGATTTTGTGTAATCATAGCAAAAAATCGGACGCTACTAGTGACAGTGACGATAAAAATACGTTTGAatctataaatactaataagCTTACATCAAATAGTGGAAGTTtacaagaagaagaagaaaattcaaaaaaagaacaattgcAGATAGATGGAAATTCGAAATGGAATTTGGACCAGAGTTACTCCTCCCTTGATGCATCATATGACAGTGGAATGCGTTCGCCTGACATGTTTTCTGATGAAGATGACATTGAACCAAGTCCACAACAAGTACCATTTTGGGATTTTCTAAAAGATTACGAAACATATGACAAGAGAAAAGTTAGAAAACTAGAG GAAACATTGAAGGGAATACTGCCACCACCATCTGTCACAACATTAAGAACTGATGTAACACAGATGCTTAAGAAATACTACTGTTTCCTCCCAGCTTTTAATGAAggagaaaatttaaatgtagaagcTAACACAATGACACcaacaaaaaaggtttcattcataaaaatacCTCCAGGGACCAGTAGTATAGACGATCTCCAAGAAACAGCTGTTGGTGTGGCAGTTGAAAAGAGTAAAGAGAGAAATGATAAATCAGAATTTGATGCTAATACCAGTGCAAATGACAAgagtattgaattaaaattgtgtTCGGAAAGTGAAGCTTTAGAGTCAGCTTGGCCGGATGTATTAAAATGCAAATACTATGATGTCTA TTATAATGTAACTTCTTATTCGGAGAAGATTGAACAGCTGATGCAACGTTACGGCGAGAGATTCATTGGTGCTGAAACAGACACCAGTGTGAACATTTACTCTGGTGGTCTCCAGTCACCAAGCAGTGCAAGCAAAAGAAAAGCAATGAGACTGAA GATGGCTCAAGTGAAGTCGCCGGGCCGTCGGTTGTCCCACTTGGCGCGTCGTCGGCAAGCCTTCTGCAGCGCCGCTACGATCAACGAGAAGGCACAGTCTTCGACATCCAAGATGGTACTCATAGATAAAAA CTTCTTCCCACATCGAAAGTTGATAAACTCAGCGGAAAGAAAAAGTCCTCGAACTAGGCGGACTCCGGGCAAGAAGACACCGGCCGGTAAAACTCCGGGTAAAAAGACTCCAGCGAAAACACCCAAGACGAAGAGCGGGGGGTCGAGTCGAAAGAAGGCGATGCGAAGATTGTTGCTGGACTCCGACTCCTTAATAAAGAGCCAGCCCTCGCGAGAGACCTCCAAGAGAGCTCTGTTTATCAGCCCGGAGAATAAGAAAACGATACCAGCATCATGCTCATCGGTACCACACCAGGCTATGAAGTCGAAAAGGGCATTGTTCGGATCGCCCGTCAGACAAGCCGAAACCAAAAGCTTGGACGGTACCTCCAGTGATCACTTCTTGAAAAGGAAACGGGACTCCCTCGATGATATACCGGAAACCAATAGGAGTAAAATAGCAAAGAGTTTGTCGTTTGGAGGGGATACGATTAATCCCACACATTCGTTAACATTTAACCGTCGAGCTTCGGAAATGTCAGCCACGAAGAGTATGGCTGAACTGAATGAGACGCATAAGAAG AAGCTGCTGTGGGCGGTGACGGAGGCGCTGCGGCTGCACGGCTGGCGCATGTCGTCGGCCGGCTTCCGCGAGAAGGCGTCTGCGCTGGCGCGCCTCACGCGGCGGCTGCTGGCGCTGGCGCCGCACGCCGCGCGCCTCGCCGCGCCGCAGCTCTCCACCTCCGACACCATGTTCAA acTGGCTCGTCAATACGTATTCGCGATCATCCAAGGCCGTACAGTCGAAGAATGCTTTCAAGACGAGCAGATAAAACTAGCAAACGAGGGCAACAAGATATCTGGTTACATATCCGCAAGCGCCTACCAACAGATAAAATCAAAGCAAATCGCGTCGACTTTCACATCCCAAATCAAGGAGAACACATGCAATGAGAGCTCGTTGAAACAGGAACAGCCAAGGAGTGGTACCAAGAATGTGCTCCAAGACAAATTAGTCAATATCGACACTAACTCGAATAGCAGCAGTGGTTTCAGCACGTTAGAAAAGGCAGGAGTCTATAAATCAAACTCTATGCCTTCGTTCGAAGAAGCGGCGAAAATGAGAGCCCGTAGACAAATCAGTTTTGACAATGTAGACTTTCCGAAACGATGA